In a genomic window of Nocardia fluminea:
- the cofD gene encoding 2-phospho-L-lactate transferase, giving the protein MTAQHAVREPKIAVLVGGVGGARFLQGVRQLLPEADISAIVNVGDDVWMHGLRICPDLDTCMYTLGGGIDTERGWGHADETWHAKEELAKYNAQPDWFGLGDRDIATHLIRTEMLRAGYPLSAVTEALCNRWQPGVKLIPATDDRCETHVVVSDPDNAGERRAIHFQEWWVRYRAALPTHGFASIGAEQASPAPNVTEIIGSADAVLLAPSNPVVSIGAILAVPGIRGALRTSEAKVIGLSPVIDGKPLRGMADECLTAIGVESTAEAIGRHYGARSATGILDGWLVHSTDSADVPGVEVRSVPLLMTDPEATAEMARAALELAGVKA; this is encoded by the coding sequence GTGACTGCACAACACGCGGTGCGCGAGCCCAAGATCGCCGTTCTCGTCGGCGGTGTCGGCGGTGCCCGGTTCCTCCAAGGCGTCCGGCAGCTGCTGCCCGAAGCCGACATCTCGGCCATCGTCAACGTCGGCGACGACGTCTGGATGCATGGCCTTCGCATCTGTCCCGACCTCGATACCTGCATGTACACCCTCGGCGGTGGCATCGATACCGAGCGTGGCTGGGGCCACGCCGACGAAACCTGGCACGCGAAAGAGGAGCTGGCGAAATACAACGCCCAGCCCGATTGGTTCGGTCTGGGCGATCGCGATATCGCCACTCACCTCATTCGCACCGAAATGCTGCGCGCCGGATATCCGCTGTCGGCGGTCACCGAAGCGCTGTGCAATCGGTGGCAGCCGGGGGTGAAGCTCATTCCGGCTACCGACGATCGCTGCGAAACCCACGTGGTGGTCAGCGATCCCGACAACGCCGGCGAACGTCGCGCGATCCATTTTCAGGAATGGTGGGTGCGGTATCGCGCGGCGCTCCCGACCCACGGATTTGCCTCGATCGGCGCCGAGCAAGCCTCCCCGGCGCCGAATGTGACCGAAATCATAGGCTCCGCTGACGCCGTGTTGCTGGCCCCGTCGAACCCCGTGGTGAGTATCGGCGCGATCCTCGCCGTGCCCGGAATCAGGGGCGCGCTACGCACCAGCGAAGCCAAGGTGATCGGCCTCTCTCCGGTGATCGACGGAAAGCCGTTGCGCGGCATGGCCGATGAGTGCCTGACCGCGATCGGCGTGGAGTCCACCGCCGAGGCGATCGGCCGCCACTACGGCGCTCGCTCGGCCACCGGCATTCTCGACGGGTGGCTGGTGCACTCCACCGACTCCGCCGATGTGCCCGGCGTCGAGGTGCGCAGCGTGCCGTTGCTGATGACCGACCCCGAGGCGACCGCTGAAATGGCGCGCGCCGCACTGGAATTGGCGGGAGTGAAGGCATGA
- a CDS encoding alkane 1-monooxygenase, translated as MMSTDANASEQRVAPPQWRDSKRYLWLWGLFAPTGLFTIAIPLIWGLNQFGWHRLAEVPFWLGPVLVYLVIPLADLFFGPDGDNPPDEVMEYLENDKYYRYLTYLYLPFQYASLIFACYIITAPNLHWLGFPGGANVVDKIGIAISVGMIGGIGINTAHELGHKKVELERWLARIALAQSFYGHFYIEHNRGHHVRVATPEDPASSRIGESFWAFWPRTVWGSLRSAWHLEKERLGRLDKSPWTLRNDVLNAWAMSAVLWLGLIAVFGIEVLPYLILQAVIGFSLLESVNYLEHYGLVRQKTASGRYERPAPEHSWNSDHIVTNIFLYHLQRHSDHHAYPTRRYQTLRSWDGAPNLPSGYASMILLGYFPPIWRKVMDKRVLAHYGGDVTLANIEPKRREQVLQKYGNEDGS; from the coding sequence ATGATGTCGACTGATGCCAACGCGTCCGAGCAGCGGGTCGCACCGCCGCAGTGGCGAGATTCCAAGAGATATTTGTGGCTGTGGGGGCTGTTCGCCCCGACCGGCCTGTTCACGATCGCGATCCCCCTGATCTGGGGCCTCAATCAATTCGGCTGGCATCGCCTCGCCGAAGTGCCGTTCTGGCTCGGTCCGGTGCTGGTCTACCTGGTGATCCCGCTGGCCGACCTGTTCTTCGGTCCCGACGGCGACAACCCGCCCGACGAGGTGATGGAGTACCTGGAGAACGACAAGTACTACCGCTACCTCACCTACCTGTACCTGCCGTTCCAGTACGCCTCGCTGATCTTCGCCTGCTACATCATCACCGCGCCGAATCTGCACTGGCTCGGCTTCCCCGGCGGCGCCAACGTGGTCGACAAGATCGGCATCGCGATCAGCGTCGGCATGATCGGCGGCATCGGCATCAACACCGCGCACGAACTCGGCCACAAGAAGGTCGAACTGGAACGCTGGCTCGCGCGGATCGCGCTGGCCCAGTCGTTCTACGGGCACTTCTACATCGAACACAACCGCGGTCACCACGTGCGGGTCGCCACCCCGGAGGACCCCGCGAGCTCGCGCATCGGTGAGTCCTTCTGGGCCTTCTGGCCGCGCACGGTCTGGGGCAGCCTGCGCTCGGCCTGGCATCTGGAGAAGGAACGTCTGGGCAGGCTCGACAAGAGCCCGTGGACACTGCGCAACGACGTGCTCAACGCCTGGGCGATGTCGGCGGTGTTGTGGCTCGGATTGATCGCCGTGTTCGGCATCGAGGTGCTGCCGTATCTGATCCTGCAGGCCGTGATCGGGTTCAGTCTGCTGGAGTCGGTGAACTACCTCGAGCACTACGGCCTGGTCCGGCAGAAGACCGCGAGCGGACGCTACGAACGGCCGGCCCCCGAGCACAGCTGGAACAGCGACCACATCGTCACCAATATCTTCCTGTACCACCTGCAGCGCCACAGCGACCATCACGCGTATCCCACCCGGCGCTACCAGACGCTGCGCAGCTGGGACGGTGCGCCGAACCTGCCCAGTGGCTACGCCAGCATGATCCTGCTCGGCTACTTCCCGCCGATCTGGCGCAAGGTGATGGACAAGCGCGTGCTCGCGCACTACGGCGGGGACGTCACCCTGGCCAATATCGAACCCAAGCGCCGGGAGCAGGTGCTGCAGAAGTACGGAAACGAGGACGGGTCATGA
- a CDS encoding NUDIX hydrolase, which produces MSAESLHASATELLTAWTPETNSDHSLREAFLAFLGSAPRGCLREHAPGHITASAIVLSHDRRDILLTLHPRVGRWIQLGGHCEPEDKTVQDAALREAVEESGIPGLILTPGLYGAQAHPITCSLGVPTRHLDLLFEIVAPPGAVPVRSSESTDLRWWPVDGLPPGADVLLPVRGRK; this is translated from the coding sequence ATGAGCGCGGAATCGCTGCACGCCTCGGCGACCGAACTGCTCACGGCGTGGACGCCGGAGACGAACTCGGATCACTCACTGCGCGAGGCGTTTCTGGCCTTCCTCGGTTCGGCGCCGCGCGGCTGCCTGCGCGAACACGCGCCCGGCCACATCACCGCGTCGGCGATCGTGCTGTCCCACGACCGGCGCGACATCCTGCTCACCCTGCACCCGCGCGTTGGTCGCTGGATCCAGCTGGGTGGTCATTGCGAGCCCGAGGACAAGACCGTGCAGGACGCGGCGCTGCGCGAGGCGGTGGAGGAGTCCGGCATCCCGGGCCTGATCCTCACGCCCGGTCTCTACGGCGCGCAGGCGCATCCGATCACCTGCTCGCTCGGCGTGCCGACGCGGCATCTCGACCTGCTCTTCGAGATCGTGGCGCCCCCCGGCGCGGTACCGGTCCGCAGCTCCGAATCGACCGATCTGCGGTGGTGGCCGGTCGACGGGCTACCACCGGGCGCGGACGTGCTGCTTCCGGTCAGAGGCCGAAAGTAA
- a CDS encoding TetR family transcriptional regulator produces the protein MSVAGTPRTGPRIPYQEAARELLRNSVLDGMRELLTERDWSKVTLGDVAARAGVSRQTLYNEFGSRAGLSQAYALRLADDLVDHVREALDANVGDARAAIRVGMSGFFLSAAGDPLVRSLLSGEMKPDLLRLITLDAAPLLEHATARLTRVFVHSWVAATEAEADVLAHALVRIALSYIPNPPVPERDAPAEMSALLTPYVEAIVQVRGMRVPSGEVDH, from the coding sequence GTGAGCGTCGCGGGTACCCCGCGTACCGGTCCGCGCATCCCGTATCAGGAGGCCGCGCGCGAACTGCTGCGCAACTCGGTCCTGGACGGGATGCGCGAACTGCTCACCGAGCGTGACTGGTCCAAGGTCACGCTCGGTGACGTCGCGGCCAGGGCCGGGGTGAGCAGGCAGACGCTCTACAACGAGTTCGGTTCGCGCGCGGGACTCTCCCAGGCTTACGCGCTGCGCCTGGCCGACGACCTCGTCGACCACGTGCGCGAGGCGCTCGACGCCAATGTCGGCGACGCGCGCGCCGCGATCCGGGTCGGGATGAGCGGCTTCTTCCTCTCCGCGGCGGGCGACCCCCTGGTCCGTTCGCTGCTGAGCGGTGAGATGAAGCCGGATCTGCTGCGGTTGATCACGCTCGACGCGGCCCCGCTGCTCGAGCACGCCACCGCGCGCCTGACCCGTGTTTTCGTGCACAGCTGGGTGGCCGCGACCGAAGCCGAGGCCGATGTGCTCGCGCACGCCCTCGTGCGGATCGCCCTGAGCTACATACCGAATCCGCCCGTGCCCGAGCGCGACGCCCCGGCCGAGATGAGCGCACTGCTCACCCCGTACGTCGAGGCGATTGTGCAGGTGCGGGGCATGCGTGTCCCATCTGGTGAAGTGGATCACTGA
- a CDS encoding rubredoxin produces MTDYKLFQCAQCGFEYDEAQGWPDDDIAPGTRWEDIADDWTCPDCGARKSDFFMVEIERS; encoded by the coding sequence GTGACCGACTACAAGCTGTTCCAGTGCGCACAGTGCGGTTTCGAGTACGACGAGGCCCAGGGCTGGCCCGACGACGACATCGCTCCCGGCACTCGCTGGGAGGACATCGCCGACGACTGGACCTGCCCGGACTGCGGTGCCCGCAAGTCCGACTTCTTCATGGTCGAGATCGAACGTTCGTGA
- a CDS encoding dTMP kinase — protein MGVLIAIEGLDGAGKRTLIDGLIAELSAKGLRADSLAFPQYGHSIHADLAAEALRGGNGDLAGSINGMAIMFALDRAAAGAELSDLLGGNDIVVLDRWVASNAAYSAARAHQDADGEIVSWVADLEFGRLELPRPDLTVLLDTPTEVAAERARLRGELDEARALDAYERDGGLQRRTGEVYRELADRDWFGRWWTYRSDDDRPALLTLCSEIFSG, from the coding sequence ATGGGCGTACTGATTGCGATCGAGGGGCTCGACGGGGCGGGCAAACGCACGCTGATCGATGGACTGATCGCCGAATTGTCCGCCAAGGGGCTGCGGGCGGACAGTCTGGCCTTCCCGCAATACGGGCATTCGATCCACGCCGACCTGGCCGCGGAGGCGCTGCGCGGGGGCAACGGCGACCTGGCCGGCTCGATCAACGGCATGGCGATCATGTTCGCGCTCGATCGCGCCGCCGCGGGCGCGGAGCTGTCGGACCTGTTGGGCGGCAACGACATCGTCGTCCTGGATCGGTGGGTGGCCTCCAACGCCGCCTACTCCGCAGCACGGGCGCACCAGGACGCCGATGGCGAAATCGTCTCCTGGGTGGCCGATCTGGAGTTCGGCAGGCTCGAATTGCCGAGGCCCGACCTCACCGTCCTGCTCGACACACCCACCGAGGTGGCGGCCGAACGTGCCCGTCTGCGAGGTGAACTCGACGAGGCCCGCGCCCTCGATGCCTACGAACGGGACGGCGGTCTGCAGCGGCGCACCGGCGAGGTCTATCGTGAACTCGCCGACCGCGACTGGTTCGGCCGGTGGTGGACATACCGATCCGATGACGATAGGCCTGCGTTGCTCACCCTCTGCTCGGAAATCTTTTCCGGATAA
- the ahcY gene encoding adenosylhomocysteinase translates to MTTSELPARTELTPDVRNGIDYKVADLSLAEFGRKEIRLAEHEMPGLMALRREYHDVQPLKGARISGSLHMTVQTAVLIETLVALGADVRWASCNIFSTQDHAAAAIVVGPNGTVEEPKGIPVFAWKGETLEEYWWAAEQMLTWPDAPANMILDDGGDATMLVLRGAQFEKAGVVPPADADHSAEYTVFLDLLRESIEADKTKWSVIADSVKGVTEETTTGVLRLYQFAAAGELVFPAINVNDSVTKSKFDNKYGTRHSLIDGINRGTDVLIGGKKVLICGYGDVGKGCAESLAGQGARVQVTEIDPINALQALMDGYDVVTVEQAIGDADIVITSTGNKDIITLDHMKAMKDHAILGNIGHFDNEIDIAALERSGASRINIKPQVDEWTFQESGKAIILLSEGRLLNLGNATGHPSFVMSNSFSNQVIAQIELWTKPQEYDNEVYRLPKHLDEKVAKIHVEALGGTLTKLTKDQAEYINVDVEGPYKPEHYRY, encoded by the coding sequence GTGACGACCTCAGAACTCCCCGCGCGCACCGAGCTCACCCCCGACGTCCGCAACGGCATCGACTACAAGGTGGCAGACCTCTCGCTGGCCGAATTCGGCCGCAAGGAGATCCGCCTCGCCGAGCACGAGATGCCGGGCCTGATGGCGCTGCGTCGTGAATACCACGACGTCCAGCCGCTGAAGGGCGCGCGAATCTCCGGATCGCTGCACATGACGGTCCAGACCGCCGTCCTGATCGAAACCCTCGTTGCACTCGGCGCCGACGTGCGCTGGGCCTCCTGCAACATCTTCTCCACCCAGGACCACGCCGCCGCCGCCATCGTGGTCGGCCCGAACGGCACCGTCGAGGAGCCCAAGGGCATCCCCGTCTTCGCCTGGAAGGGCGAGACGCTGGAGGAGTACTGGTGGGCCGCCGAGCAGATGCTCACCTGGCCGGACGCCCCGGCCAACATGATCCTCGACGACGGTGGCGACGCGACCATGCTCGTGCTGCGCGGCGCGCAGTTCGAGAAGGCGGGCGTGGTTCCGCCCGCCGACGCCGACCACTCCGCCGAGTACACGGTGTTCCTCGACCTGCTGCGCGAGAGCATCGAGGCCGACAAGACCAAGTGGAGCGTCATCGCCGACTCGGTCAAGGGCGTCACCGAGGAGACCACCACCGGCGTGCTGCGGCTGTACCAGTTCGCCGCCGCGGGTGAGCTGGTGTTCCCGGCCATCAACGTCAACGACTCGGTCACCAAGTCCAAGTTCGACAACAAGTACGGCACCCGCCACTCGCTGATCGACGGCATCAACCGCGGCACCGACGTGCTCATCGGCGGCAAGAAGGTGCTGATCTGCGGTTACGGCGACGTCGGCAAGGGCTGCGCGGAGTCCCTCGCGGGCCAGGGCGCGCGCGTGCAGGTCACCGAGATCGACCCGATCAACGCGCTGCAGGCGCTGATGGACGGCTACGACGTGGTCACCGTCGAGCAGGCGATCGGCGATGCCGACATCGTTATCACCTCGACCGGCAACAAGGACATCATCACCCTCGACCACATGAAGGCGATGAAGGATCACGCGATCCTGGGCAACATCGGCCACTTCGACAACGAGATCGACATCGCGGCGCTGGAGCGTTCGGGCGCGAGCCGGATCAACATCAAGCCGCAGGTCGACGAGTGGACCTTCCAGGAGAGCGGCAAGGCGATCATCCTGCTGTCGGAGGGTCGTCTGCTCAACCTGGGCAACGCCACCGGCCACCCCTCGTTCGTCATGTCCAACAGCTTCTCCAACCAGGTCATCGCCCAGATCGAGCTGTGGACCAAGCCGCAAGAGTACGACAACGAGGTCTACCGCCTGCCCAAGCACCTCGACGAGAAGGTCGCCAAGATCCACGTCGAAGCCCTCGGCGGCACCCTGACCAAGCTCACCAAGGATCAGGCCGAGTACATCAACGTGGACGTGGAAGGCCCGTACAAGCCGGAGCACTACCGCTACTGA
- the mtrA gene encoding MtrAB system response regulator MtrA — MKPKILVVDDDMALAEMLTIVLRGEGFDPHVVGDGTQALSAVREIRPDLVLLDLMLPGMNGIDVCRVLRADSGVPIVMLTAKTDTVDVVLGLESGADDYIVKPFKPKELVARVRARLRRTEDEPAELLSIADIVIDVPAHKVTRGPGQISLTPLEFDLLVALARKPRQVFTREVLLEQVWGYRHAADTRLVNVHVQRLRAKVEKDPENPEIVLTVRGVGYKAGPP; from the coding sequence ATGAAGCCCAAGATTCTGGTCGTCGACGACGATATGGCACTCGCTGAGATGCTGACCATCGTCTTGCGCGGGGAAGGGTTCGACCCGCATGTGGTGGGCGACGGCACACAGGCCCTGTCAGCGGTGCGGGAGATCCGCCCCGACCTGGTATTGCTCGACCTGATGCTGCCCGGCATGAACGGCATCGATGTATGCCGGGTACTGCGGGCCGATTCCGGCGTTCCGATCGTGATGCTCACCGCCAAGACCGATACGGTCGATGTGGTCCTCGGCCTGGAGTCCGGTGCCGACGACTACATCGTCAAACCCTTCAAGCCCAAGGAACTCGTCGCCCGCGTGCGCGCGCGCCTGCGCCGCACCGAGGACGAGCCCGCCGAACTGCTCTCGATCGCCGATATCGTCATCGACGTGCCCGCGCACAAGGTGACCCGTGGCCCGGGACAGATCTCGCTCACCCCACTGGAGTTCGACCTGCTCGTCGCGCTCGCGCGCAAGCCTCGTCAGGTGTTCACCCGTGAGGTTCTGCTCGAACAGGTGTGGGGCTACCGGCACGCCGCCGACACCCGTCTGGTGAACGTGCACGTGCAGCGACTGCGCGCCAAGGTCGAGAAGGATCCGGAGAACCCGGAGATCGTGCTGACCGTGCGCGGTGTCGGTTACAAGGCCGGACCGCCGTGA
- a CDS encoding alkane 1-monooxygenase, with amino-acid sequence MQTVGKPGGLRDPKRYLWALGLIAPACALLPSQLVFHTKAEVFWWIGPVIVLIAIPVLDWIVGEDGNNPRDEDYAALSADRYYRWCTYLFLPIQLVSLGVACFMWTSPELALVDKLGLAATVGFVSGIGINAAHELGHRVESAEKLLSKIALAQSGYGHFFVEHNRGHHARVATPEDPASARLGESLWEFLPRSVIGGFRSAVQLERARLHRQGRGWWSADNNILQAWAMTAVLFGSLTLVFGPSILPWLAVQAAIGVALLETVNYVEHYGLLRARKPNGRYERCSPRDSWNSDRLVTNIFLFHLQRHSDHHANPGRRYQTLRSSEEAPQLPAGYATMIVLAAVPPLWRAVMDPRVAAHYGGDLSLANVAPAKPRRLLARYRATA; translated from the coding sequence GTGCAAACGGTTGGCAAACCGGGGGGTCTTCGTGATCCCAAACGGTATCTCTGGGCTTTAGGGCTGATCGCCCCGGCGTGCGCGCTGCTGCCCTCCCAGCTGGTGTTCCATACCAAGGCTGAAGTGTTCTGGTGGATCGGACCCGTCATCGTCCTGATCGCCATTCCCGTGCTGGACTGGATCGTCGGTGAAGACGGCAACAATCCCCGCGACGAGGATTACGCGGCGCTCTCCGCGGACCGGTACTACCGGTGGTGCACCTACCTGTTCCTGCCCATCCAGCTGGTGAGTCTCGGCGTGGCCTGCTTCATGTGGACGAGCCCCGAGCTGGCGCTGGTCGACAAGCTCGGATTGGCCGCCACGGTCGGCTTCGTCAGCGGCATCGGCATCAACGCCGCCCACGAATTGGGCCACCGGGTGGAGAGTGCCGAAAAATTGCTGTCGAAGATCGCGCTGGCCCAGTCGGGGTACGGGCACTTCTTCGTCGAGCACAATCGCGGACACCACGCCCGCGTGGCGACCCCCGAGGATCCGGCCAGCGCCCGGCTGGGTGAATCGCTGTGGGAGTTCTTGCCGCGCAGCGTGATCGGCGGGTTCCGGTCGGCCGTGCAACTCGAGCGCGCCCGCCTGCACCGGCAGGGTCGTGGCTGGTGGAGCGCCGACAACAACATCCTGCAGGCCTGGGCGATGACGGCGGTGCTGTTCGGTTCGCTGACGCTGGTGTTCGGCCCGTCGATCCTGCCGTGGCTGGCCGTCCAGGCCGCGATCGGCGTCGCGCTGCTCGAGACCGTCAACTATGTCGAGCACTACGGACTGCTGCGCGCGCGCAAACCCAACGGCCGCTACGAACGGTGCTCCCCGCGCGACAGCTGGAACTCCGATCGCCTGGTCACCAACATCTTCCTGTTCCACCTGCAGCGCCACAGCGATCACCACGCCAACCCGGGACGCCGCTATCAGACCCTGCGCAGTTCCGAGGAAGCCCCGCAGCTGCCCGCCGGGTACGCCACGATGATCGTGCTCGCCGCCGTGCCGCCGCTGTGGCGTGCGGTGATGGACCCCCGGGTGGCGGCGCATTACGGCGGCGACCTGAGCCTGGCCAATGTCGCGCCCGCGAAGCCACGGCGGTTGCTGGCCCGATACCGCGCGACGGCCTGA
- a CDS encoding coenzyme F420-0:L-glutamate ligase yields the protein MSAQENGTGAVLPDHAADELRILPVAGLPEFRPGDDIAEHLAAQAPWLAGGDIVVVTSKIVSKAEGRIVVAPLDPEERDTARRKLVEDEAVRVLARKGRTLITENRLGIVQAASGVDGSNVAEGELVLLPVDPDGSAKSLRTALAQRLGVDVAVVITDTMGRAWRNGQIDAAIGSAGLRVLHDYAGSVDGQGNELHVTQVAIADELAAAADLVKGKLGGVPVAVVRGLRTDDDGSTAAALLRGGVDDLFWLGTAEALEQGRKEAVPLRRSVRAFAGEPVDPERIRAAVAVGLTAPAPHHTRPVRFVWLRKATLRAQLLDAMAEKWSADLTADGLDPERVRRRIARGRILFDAPEVIIPFCVPDGAHDYPDARRQAAEQTMFTVAVGAAVQGLLVALAADGLGSCWIGSTIFAPEIVREVLGLDEDWMPLGAIAIGHPLEEPAPRAVGSAGAGLVEL from the coding sequence ATGAGTGCGCAGGAGAACGGCACCGGCGCGGTGTTGCCCGACCACGCCGCCGACGAGTTGCGGATCCTCCCGGTGGCGGGTCTGCCGGAGTTCCGGCCCGGCGACGACATCGCCGAACACCTTGCGGCACAGGCGCCCTGGCTCGCCGGCGGCGACATCGTCGTGGTCACCAGCAAGATCGTGTCGAAGGCCGAGGGGCGCATCGTCGTCGCGCCGCTCGACCCCGAGGAGCGCGACACCGCTCGGCGCAAGCTCGTCGAGGACGAGGCCGTGCGGGTGCTCGCGCGCAAGGGCCGCACCCTCATCACCGAGAACCGGCTCGGCATCGTGCAGGCCGCCTCCGGTGTCGACGGTTCCAATGTGGCCGAGGGCGAATTGGTGCTGCTGCCTGTCGATCCCGACGGTAGCGCGAAATCCCTGCGCACCGCGCTCGCCCAGCGGCTCGGCGTCGACGTGGCCGTCGTCATCACCGACACCATGGGCCGGGCCTGGCGCAACGGGCAGATCGACGCGGCCATCGGGTCGGCCGGGCTGCGCGTGCTCCATGACTACGCCGGCTCTGTCGATGGGCAGGGCAACGAACTGCACGTCACCCAGGTGGCCATCGCCGACGAACTCGCCGCGGCCGCCGATCTGGTCAAGGGCAAGCTCGGTGGGGTGCCGGTGGCGGTGGTGCGCGGGCTGCGCACCGACGACGACGGGTCGACCGCTGCTGCGCTGCTGCGCGGTGGCGTCGACGACCTGTTCTGGCTCGGCACCGCCGAAGCGCTCGAGCAGGGCCGCAAAGAGGCTGTGCCGTTGCGCCGTTCGGTGCGCGCGTTCGCCGGCGAGCCGGTGGACCCGGAACGGATCCGCGCCGCCGTGGCGGTCGGCCTCACCGCGCCCGCGCCGCATCACACCCGCCCGGTGCGCTTCGTCTGGCTGCGCAAGGCGACGCTGCGGGCACAGCTGCTCGACGCGATGGCCGAGAAGTGGAGCGCGGACCTCACCGCCGACGGGCTCGACCCCGAACGCGTGCGCCGCCGGATCGCGCGTGGCCGCATCCTTTTCGACGCGCCGGAGGTGATCATCCCGTTCTGCGTGCCCGACGGCGCCCACGACTATCCCGACGCTCGTCGCCAGGCCGCCGAGCAGACGATGTTCACGGTGGCCGTCGGCGCGGCGGTGCAGGGCCTGCTGGTGGCGTTGGCCGCCGACGGTCTGGGCAGCTGCTGGATCGGCTCGACCATCTTCGCGCCCGAGATCGTGCGCGAGGTGCTCGGGCTCGACGAGGACTGGATGCCGTTGGGCGCCATCGCGATCGGCCATCCACTGGAAGAACCGGCGCCGCGTGCAGTGGGTTCGGCAGGCGCGGGCTTGGTGGAACTGTGA
- a CDS encoding rubredoxin — protein MSAYRCPVCEFVFDEAKGAPREGFPPGTLWTAVPDDWCCPDCGVREKIDFEAVGESL, from the coding sequence ATGAGCGCCTACAGATGCCCGGTGTGCGAGTTCGTCTTCGATGAAGCCAAAGGCGCGCCACGCGAAGGATTTCCGCCTGGCACACTGTGGACGGCCGTTCCCGACGACTGGTGCTGTCCGGACTGCGGGGTGCGGGAAAAGATCGACTTCGAGGCGGTAGGAGAATCGCTGTGA